In Trichoplusia ni isolate ovarian cell line Hi5 chromosome 25 unlocalized genomic scaffold, tn1 tig00001091_group24, whole genome shotgun sequence, the genomic window ataaaaaaacgtgtacaaaattgtatctttttatttattaaattattaacaaacattaaaagttgttccttataattagttacaaataaaaaaaaattaattggtttattttaatctaaaaaaatttcctttcttttttctttttattgtctttttaaatcttttcgtttccattccttctgaatttttcaagatcaattataattttacgtCGCCTCCTTCTATTCAAAATCTGATctgcaaaatttataattgaagcaatggaaacaaaatacttaaaaagacaataaaaataaaggaaaaatttctaggaaaaggataattttctaaataatgacaataaccatagaataaaaatgaccaCTTTACGGAAAAAGGAAGGGTAATGGAGTTTGACaccctatgtatgtatgtatgtatctgaaTCGGTGTTAGACCGTAGCTCAAAAAGTACTCATCAGATTTTGACAAATGAGGTGTCGATTGATTCGTCTTAACACCAGGAGTGTCATAGgctagttttttctataaaaaataggctactttaaaaaaaaaagccgatgagacagaaaaagttgcactaaataaattgatttcttcacaaataacgtacttgcattagttttgattcaatgagtattgaaataccatttggcattacaaatattacttaaaataaataaaaaataaaatagcaaagattgaataattagaaattgttcgacctgctagcgccatctcttgtgtGTTGACCGTATTATTTGGAAATGCTCTAGACACGGTATTTGTCCTGAACGTGAAGTTTGAGTAATTGTCACAAGCcaccaaaaagagaaaaataaaaataaaagttataaaaactaaaacccgactacggaaaaaagcatctgaaaagtatgaaacaagaatatattccagaatcaacgaaatacggtagtgagcatctccaggttatggccgtaGTCGCATGCCATTGTAAGCACTTAAATAAGCACGCATAAATCATAACGGCATGCGAAtacggccataacctggagatgctcactataccgtatttcgttgattctggaatatattcttgtttcatacttttcagatgcttttttccgtagtcgggtttttttgtggcacgatgttagttatacctacattagcgacaaaattttataaattttcgagAGTGTGGTATTCAATCCAACATTGACCGAGACAAAGGAACTTCTGACACTTCTGGCAAACGGTGTTAACTtctttccgtattttttttaaggagcaACGAACGCAgcggtttcttttaattttgtttcttttgctcCCCGCTCGATCTTCTAAAGAATCTGCATAGATTGGAAAGTGATTATCACCATCTAAGCGGAGAAGAGCAGGAGGATTATTAGCCGAGATAAGGTCAAATTTGGGTATTTCTGAGCCAGTTGCTCCGCCAATTTATATCTGAATTGCCTGTGGCTGAGGGGATTTGTGCTGTTCTCGCgatgtatgataaaaatgttcaaaatgctAACATTTATTAGCCGTTTGAACACTTTCAAGTACCATTTCATCCCCCTTTTGCGTTCCATTAAGTACATGGACAGCatttgatcttttaaatctaCACCGCCCATGTACTTATTGTAGTCGTGCACAACCACAggcttcaatatttgttgtccTGCTCTTCTTCCAGGCAACATGTCCGCATTGTGGTAAGTCGACACTGTGGTTACTAATTTAACGTCTTTCCAGGATAAGACAGATACGTCACCACAGTGTCTACTTACCACTGCTGCTTTTTGAAGTTTCCTTTCGTTGAGAATTTGTATGTCCCTCGGTGTCCCCATTCTTCGCCTGTTCAGAGTTCCGATGACATCGGtcttattcaactttaaaaatcgtgtcaaagtaactgaattataaaagttatccaTTACAAGACAGTGACCTTTGTTGAGGAATCTTTGCATGAGCCTTAGCACCACTTTCGCACTTGCGCTCGTAAAGCCATACAAGGAGTCCTCCGCAGAGTCCCCTgtctgtggatatttttttcccgTGTAAACCTCAAATTTGAGCAAATAGCCTGTAACCGCCTcgcaaagttcataaaatttgataccAAACCGTGCTGCTTTTGTACGGATACACTGAATCCAACTCAAGCGTCCTTTAAAAAGCAGCAACGATTCGTCAATGCTTATTTCTCTGCGAGGCGTGTACatgctattaaactttttattacaatggtCAATGATGGGTTGTATCTTAGCAACTTTACGATCGGAACCATGAACACTGATAGTATTGTTATCGACAAAGTGCAGGAAACGCATGAGTAGCCAGTACCGTTTTATACTCATAAGTTTACGAAAACCTGGCATGGCCAGGGTACCCGTGCTCCAGTATTCACTCACACGTCCTGCGACCATCAGCGACATAAAAATCATCACCGCAAAGAGCTTGTACAGCTCATCAGTAGTGGTTTCTACCCAATCATTTAATCGAGAATGCGCCGAGATACCGTCCGGTAACTCGGATGCTTGCGCTATCGTTTGCCAGGCATACTCGTTGGTCTGTGCCACAATACTGTTCATTATATCGTGATCCCAAACATGAGTGAATAGCTTCAGAGGATCTGTTTCCTTAATATTGGGACCTCGCTCGCCTGCCTGGGAATAAACTTCCGGTTGACCTCTAAATGTACTATAATCGCTTGACCAATTGAAAGATTCAGACAGCCTCTCGTGTTCTTCGGGATCTTCCTCAACATCTTCGGCTGTCTCTTCCAGGATAGCTCGAAGCTCCTCCAGCGACATAGGTTCCTCCTCTTCCTCACTGCCCGAATCCACTCTTAGCTCCTCGCCTAATGGCCCACTGAGTATCTACAAGAGTAAATTGCcatttatgataattctttttgataatgtgacaaatataatcatattcatttataattaatcagagGGAGAATGCGtgcaaaactctaaaaataaaaagtaaaaaaaaattgttaaatatctacCTCGGAATAAGACATATCAAGGTCATGAGGCCTTTGATTAGGCTGCcatatagttatattataaaaataatatcatgtgtgactggatttttacacattatattctattattattgcgtataaattaatagtatttatttttgtttcaatgattaactttatcatttaaatattcttgtacactataataacatttcattgccatggacgcctgtttcattgccgtgcatgcatgtttcatcgccgtggcacggaattttcaatcttgtatatctcgttagttttttaagctatctgctagatattaagcaaaactgcatatctgatcgaaaacttgagaaaacactattttttattgttctaaagttgaagaataaaaaatccacggaaatgaagattttttggacctgttgaaattcaccctaATACATCTCAAGCGTAGGGTCACTGGATACAGCCCGCTAAGTGAAGCAGCATCGATCCCCGAGCGACTGCAGTTCCATCGCAAACTGTCCCACTTACCGACTCCTGTGACACATGTTTCTTAGATGACTTACTACACCGATGGTTTACATTCGAAACCAATTTAAAAGTCATTTCAGAGATAGAGAAGGTACAAGCTAAGTTTTATATGATAGGGGAACCCCAGTCAGAACGTAGAACCGTATATTTACCTACGTCATTAAGTGATGTAACGTTAACAAGTAGCATATTATCggtataagaaaacaaaaacactgaATACTACGGTCGAGCGTGAATAAAAGAGAGAATGTATGGAAATGCAGTCCACTTCGTAACGCTCAGTCATAGTAAGCAGTTGACTAAGCGTTTGGTGTCATTGTGGCCTggaacttaaaaacaaaataataaaaccaacaaGCATGAAGTTTTAGATAACTAAAATACTGGTTAAGTCAGATTCACTacactcaatactcaatactcaatacgtttattgcattccacaatgtgaacttaggtggtaggtacataagatacattagttttggagcattgtgggccctgtcggcACTCAAGGCTCCGTACAGATAGTCTATAGAAAAACTTAACGGTTGGGGGACAAATACATTTAGTACCTTAACGATCGCTGCTTAACCCCGATCttctgtctagctatcacggttcataggATGCAGCCTGGTTACGGATAGACTTAAaaatagacagacagacgggAAGATacgcagacggacagacagtggaaCCTTCGTTCCATTTTtaacctaaatataaaaaaaaatagctcaTCAATTTTAACCCAAAAATTACTCATGTCATTCAAATTGACCAAAATGGAAACCTTTACAAGTCACAACTGACGATTCAATAGTCACACaataagcattttattttcattaataccGGGCCGTATCCCTTCGGCATGTTCGCGAACGTGAGGACAGAATACATTGGAATAGCTCCATGGAGATATAGTAACAAGGGTTGGACGGACCCGACCTCTCCCCAAAGTACTTCTTAAACGGTTTGCTTACGGACGGTTAGAACGGCGAGCCAGGTAATACAATCGAATCGGAATCGACGGTTATggagattttatttatatgactgTGTTACATATGGGAACGAATACGGAGGATTAATTCAACAGAGTGGTTTATTGAAAACTGTCAATTTTGAGGGTGAGAAAAACGGTATGTGAGTAATAGAAGAATTGTTATAAGTTTGGTAGTTTCCTGGGAAAGTGTTCCTGTTTGTCCTCTAAGTATGGCCAGACGACGATCAGGGAAGAGTCAGGCTCACCCTGAAACACCTTATGCCTTTCCAGAGCAAAGAAAGTCCATGAAGATTTCCATCGTGtgaaaaagttttgtaatttataatagatGTATTGCAATATAAGATGTTGCTAACCATGTCTGAGGCCGTCCATAATAGCGGCAGCTGTACTAGCTCGCAGTTCAAGCATTGAACACTAATCTCAAAATTCTCCAACTTTCCATTTGTAACAAAGCAGTTCGAAACTTAAACTTTGTAAAGAGTAAAAAATTagaacattgatttaaaaaaacctccttattcaaaaactttttctacAGTTTTCTCTCTGgcaaattcaaacaaaaattctacaaattattttttgtagaagTTCTGCTTCCTTAGTCCCCGTGTTACCCTGACATTGTGTAAGAGTCACGGGTGTCCGAACACCTGCAATGGGCACGCCGGTATAACTGGCAGTTTACGACAATGCCAGCCAAAGTGGCGAGGGTGATTCTTATAATTCTCTACTCTTGTGGGTAGCATTACTTTGAGTTTTTCTACTTCCGACTTTGAAAATTGCAAATGGAATAGCATGTCAAACGAACGTGTTGTAGTTGAAGCTAATTGATATATTAGGTGTAAGTTTAGGTTTATCGTTTAAAGATTTATGCATTAACGAAATGGAGAATGTTTGAGGACGTTGGTCTTGGCGGTTATTCATAAATCCTTGACAGgcgttacgggtagttagaagctagtaAATCTGACAACCGACCCTCACACatttgggaaaaagctaggctaATGATATtgttatctataatatataatgtgttctacatacaaaaatatcacagtcaataaaaaatacaataaaataaataaacaacaacaaaataaatttaaattaggatCATTTTCGCAAGCATAACCTCATTCGACCCACTTAACCCGAGCAAAAAACGAATGccatacaaaagaaaatcaaaatcaacaaGCATACGTCTAAACTCGTGTTATGAACATTAAGCACGGTTGTGTGTTGACAGGGACACATTTTTTCAACCCTTCTCTGTATcattgtataatataattaacccTGTCACCGTGCCAGGCCTAAACAGAAGGTCGAAtgacaaattaaactttttccttccctataaaaagtttaaaggaAAAAAGACGCGTTTTGCGGTCGACGTTGTAAATAATTTCCTTTGTCTGTATCGCTTTAATTGAGTTTTTTGTTTTCGCCTAAAGGGGTATGGAGACGATCAAACGAGGTTGAGTCAAACCTTAGCTACGTGAGTAAAGCGTTTGCAGCCGATTTGAAAAAACTTTGCAAAGAATGCTATATAGACCAAAATGAGTCAAACGGCAAATGTGTACAAAAATCAAGTGAGTACCCATATGCATGaatgtttgacaaacatttgACTCAATACTAAAACCAGTGAAGAGTTACCTGTAAAAGTGATATAGAAGTATAAgtgttatagcagcaacagaaaaaCAATTCCTGTAAAATGTgtgtgtaaattaaatttaatgtgtgtagctatcacggttcatgagatatcaGAAAGTAGTTTACAGACAATCAGTCGTGCCCAAATAATAGGGTTCCGATTTTAAATTATCCGTATGTAGACCTAAAAACGACGTGTTTGAATCAAACTTCTGTGTCGGGAACTTTTTAATGCTATAAAACCAAGTTGTGTTATTATTGGGTCAGTGTGTCAAAGTTTCTTCGTAAACAGTCGTCCGATAATAACTGTATGGAAGGCTTAATTGTTTGAAGcggacataataataattatgaaagtttCGTTTAATGTTGAAAAGCAATTTATACTTAAGGTTCTTAATGGACTATCTGTCTCTATTTGACATTAAAGTGACAAGACAGCAAGTTACATAGAGCGAAATTATGCCccatttttccacgtttttatacactcattttCTTGTTATACATTCACTTTCCTGTTTGTTTgacgttccggttggattttagtaactcaattttaaggcacttcccgataagctagcaggctgaaatttctGTGTCTGTCTCGTGAATGctacttgaatatttgtgaaactacCGCGATACAAGTATTTAATGGCTTAAATCGGGACCTGAAGATCAGTgacaatgaaaaagaaaaatattttactgtaagaATTTCTCGTAAACTACTACTAGTTTTGAAATCCTACtaatttttgcttaaaaaatatttatcaataatttacctataaattaaaataagttataacgCGTTTCTGACTCTTAAtcttaataacaatttttacaattattttacacagctgtaatattaattttgttaaacaaatagtCGTAATAAATTTGTCGCGTGTCTAAGAAAAACCTAGGTCTTGAAATGTTCGTGACTAAAACCTAGTTATAACAAAATTTaccttttcttattttaaaagtttttctaaGGGAAATTCGTGAAGTATAATTAGGTTATTtccaaatgtgttttaaaaattatttattttatgggtcATAAATGGTTACGTAATATTTAAGTGGGTAAttgcttataaataatttgGGCTTGGAAATACGACATGCCTATATTTTGTTACACGTACAAACTACAAAGCATTAACactaaacttaaatattcatatgtCTTAAACGCTATATGCTTCTTAACAGTTCAGTGTGTTCAAAAGGTATTTAATCACAACTTATCTATAATTCAAAACAACCTGTCTGCTAATCTGCCTGTGTTTTTCCTCTTTTACGCCTAAGCCTATTTTCCATATCACTTCTATCAAAAAACTCTGTGTTTATTCATAGGCCAGCCTTCCAAAGGCAAGTCTTCTTCCTCAAGTCTCTATCGAAAACCACGTtaaccaaaaataatgtttctttatcTTCCACCATTCAGGTCCACAAACGTCTGAAGTctctgtttttgtttaaaggaattaaatccttgtcaTAGgtgtcacaaatattcaagtcacatgcacaaagacacccagactttcGAATCGGCGATAAATCTGCGACACGTTGCGTAAACAAggttttggcgtgatgacctcaacgaTTCAGACGTCTTTTCCTTTTTATCGCTATTATCGCTATGTACACTTTCAAGCAAGAGCTAACTacctgttgtttttttaaaagcgCAGTCCTCGTTAACTTTTTTATGTACTGAGAAATCAGTAAACATCATTTTCAAGAGACAATAGGTACTCACTGCAAACTGCCGCGATGCCCGACAGAAGCTAGTACTCCAACGTACACCCAACATTAAAAGAACTAACTACCCACTTTAACATGACTTCATGTCTTCAACTGCTAAAGATCACGAAATCCTAAGACTCTACTTTAAAAATCATACGCTTCGGTACTTTACTGGATCGAGAGAATTTATTACATTTCGGTTTAGATTGTAAGTAGGTACTCATCAGGCCATTACGCTAAGCATACGTTTTATGTAACATCTCACCAACCGGCTTACActggttataaattaatttctcatGTAATAACTGAGTCTAGTGAGATTAATATTGTATCAGGAAAACCTTTTACATTGTCGTGCTGCGTTTGAATTTACTTTTCAAGTGGCGCTAGTAACTGGtctaattatgtaataatagcaactttcttttttttccttctCTAACTTTGTTTTGCAGGTTTTTTGCAAAAGCTTTTGAGGTAAGTggaggttttatataaaactgagAACTAAAACGTCAGGCAGTCTTTTTTACTCCTTTCCGTATTTACCTGTCATTCGacagctaataaaaaaataagtatcttcTACGAGAAACTAGATCTAGACCTATACCTTATGTCAAGATAAAGCTATATCTTATAAAAAGATAACCTCGTTACAGTACTGCGTCTACAACATAAATCATCCTCATAATTATTCAAACCAGTAACTATCCTACAGGGCACCGCTCCTGCATGGGTAATCATTCTCACTTAACTCCCACTCCTAGCGCCATCAGAGATTCAAACGCAGcaagaaaaaattaaacaccCTCTATTCCACCCATTTTAAAAGCTTAATGCTGTGTTAGGTTGTTTGAGTAAGGAATTAACTTGAATAACACCCTGTGTATACGGTCCAATGACCTTTTTTGAGATGAGTACACTGACCcctgtttaatttaaatgccTTTAAGTTTAGAAACTTCTACATGACGTAATAAAGTACACATCCCTGAATAGTTGGCGAGGGATCTTCGTTTAGGTTCTTATTTGAAATGTATAGGTTACAACACCATCCCTTGTGCATTCGAATCCATTACAAAGGCTACAGAATTGAATTCCTTAACATACTCGTACGCAGATAAAGGAATCGCTATTATCGTAAAGCCCTTAATGTGTTTAATATAGTTATCATTAGGGCAA contains:
- the LOC113506788 gene encoding piggyBac transposable element-derived protein 4-like translates to MSYSEILSGPLGEELRVDSGSEEEEEPMSLEELRAILEETAEDVEEDPEEHERLSESFNWSSDYSTFRGQPEVYSQAGERGPNIKETDPLKLFTHVWDHDIMNSIVAQTNEYAWQTIAQASELPDGISAHSRLNDWVETTTDELYKLFAVMIFMSLMVAGRVSEYWSTGTLAMPGFRKLMSIKRYWLLMRFLHFVDNNTISVHGSDRKVAKIQPIIDHCNKKFNSMYTPRREISIDESLLLFKGRLSWIQCIRTKAARFGIKFYELCEAVTGYLLKFEVYTGKKYPQTGDSAEDSLYGFTSASAKVVLRLMQRFLNKGHCLVMDNFYNSVTLTRFLKLNKTDVIGTLNRRRMGTPRDIQILNERKLQKAAVVSRHCGDVSVLSWKDVKLVTTVSTYHNADMLPGRRAGQQILKPVVVHDYNKYMGGVDLKDQMLSMYLMERKRGMKWYLKVFKRLINVSILNIFIIHRENSTNPLSHRQFRYKLAEQLAQKYPNLTLSRLIILLLFSA